ACCGCACGATTGACGCGCGGCCAAATGCAGAAAGTCTGGTGAAACCGGGGGAACTGGTGGATCTGGTCGAAGTGACGCCGCTCACGCTCAATGACCGGCGCATCTACAACCTGCTGCTGGAAAATGCCTGGGAGGCCATCGACAAGCCGGTGACCCATGTCATCGCTAAGGCAGCGTTGCGGGGATCGCACAATTCCAATGACCGCGTCGGGGAAAGCCTTGAACGGCTGATGTCGGCCATCGTGCGGGTGGCGGTGATCTGGGATGGGGAACCGGCGATCGAACGGGTGCAGCTTCTGGGTGGCAATCTGGAAAGCGCCCGCGGCGACGGGTTGGTGGAATATGAAATCCCGGCCCGGCTGCGCAAGATCATTGGCAACTCGGCGGTTTTTGCCCGGCTTCAGCGCGAGGTCATGTTTGCGCTGTCGTCGAAATATGCGCTGACCCTGTATGAGATGGTGCAGAAGCGCGGCAATCTGCGCTGGAAAGCGTCGGAGAAATTCACCATCGAGGCGCTGCGCTCCATCCTCGGGGTACCCAAAGGCAAGCTCACCACCTGGTCGAACCTGAAGCTGCGGGCGCTGGATCCGGCGGTCCGCGAGGTTTCGGTTCTGTCTGATTACATCGTGGAGATTGACGCAATCAAGACGGGCCGGGCGGTCACCCATGCCGAGTTGCGCTGGTGGCGCAAGGATGGCGATGCGACCGGGGCCGCGGATCGGGAGCTGCAATTCTCGAAGGTGGGCCGTCGTCAGCGCGTTGCCGCAAAGACCGAGCCGGTCGCCGCGCCCCCATCTGCGCCGCCGCTGCGCGCCCGCCCGGCCTGGCTCGACAGCCGGGGTGCCGCCCTGCGCACCGAAACCTATGAAACCGCCCGCCTGCGCTTTCCCGGCTATGACATCTATTTCGTCGAGGGCGAATGGCGGTCCTGGGCCAGTGGCAAGCCCCCGGCCGAGGATGCAGACCGCGCCTTTCTGGCGTTCTTCCGCAAGTTTGCCGAGGCAAATCCGCTGTAATTGCCAATTGGCAATTCGGCCTTTACCTTGAAATCCAAAGACTTCGGCGCTTGCCAGACAAAAACGCCCCCGGCACCTTTCAGGTCCGGGGGCGCAACAGAACGGCAGCAGATCAGAACACAAAATCCGCCGACGTGAGGGTCAGGCTTCCGTTCAGCGAGATCACCACATCTGCAATATTATCTGCATCGGTATGTGCCTCAATGAAGGTTGTTCCGTTCTGCACAAAGCTGCGCACGGTGCCCGCCCCGCTGCCGAACTGCACGAAGCTGAAGGCCTGATCCCCGGCAATGGCGCTGTTGGCGTCGATCAGCGACAGGTCGATATCGTCAATGCCAACCGCGAAATCGGCGATGCGATCAAAGCCGCCTGGCACGTTGACGGAATCGGCGGTGCTGACGAAGACGAAATCATCGGCCCCGGCCTCGCCCGTCATCACATCGGCCCCGCTGCCGCCGATCACCGTATCGTCACCCGTGCCGCCGCGCATCAGATCGGCCTCGGCCCCACCTTCAAGCCGGTCATTTTCGGTGCCGCCGTTCATCGTGTCGGTGCCATTGCCGCCGATCAACACATCCGCCCCGGCATCGCCGTTGAGCACGTCATTGCCATCATCGCCCGACAGCAGATCGTCCTGCGTGCCGCCCGAGAGCGTATCGTTCTCGCTGCCGCCTGACAGCGTGTCATTCTCGGACCCGCCATCCAGCAGATCGGCCCCACCTTCGCCCGACAGTCGGTCTGCGCCAACCTCGCCAAACAGGCGGTCTGCATCGAGCCCGGTGCCGCCGGTCAGCACATCATTGCCGGTGCCCCCGCGCAGGCTGTCGATGCCGCTGCCGCCGTCCATCGTGTCATTGCCATCGCCGCCGCTCAGGGTGTCATTGCCCTCGCGCCCAGCGATCCGATCCGAGCCGTTGGCTCCGTTCAGGGTGTTTGCGAAGGTATCGCCGCTGATCGCATCGGCGTTGGAGGTGCCGCTGACCGTCTCGAACCCGGTAAAGCGCGTGCTGCCAAAGGTACCTGCCGCCATGTCGATGGTGTTGAAGCTGCCAAAGATCTGGAACCGCTGGCTCAGCCCGGCAAAATCCACTGTGTCGGTGCCAAAGCCGCCGCGCAGCGTATCGATGCCGGTATCGGCAAACACCGTGTCATTGCCGTTGCCACCATCCACGAAGTCATTGCCTGCACCGCCGCGCAGCTGATCGTTGTCATCGCCGCCTTGCACCTCGTCGTTTTCGCTGCCGCCATCCATCGTGTCATTGCCGCTGCCGCCGAACAGCCGGTCGGCCCCGGCATCGCCAAACAGCTGATCGGATTCGGTGCCGCCATCCAGCAGATCGGCATCTGCGCCGCCGCGCAGCGTATCGGTGCCGGACGACCCGATCAGGGTGTCAAAGCCGATGCCGCCCAACAAGCTGTCATTGTTGCTGCCGCCGTCCACCCGGTCCGATCCGTCGCCGCCGTCCATCGTGTCATGGCCGGTGGAGCCGCTCAGAACGTCATTGCCACCCAGGCCCGCCATCACATCATTGCCGCCGAGGCCGTTCATCACATTCGCAACGCCATTGCCGGTCAGCGTGTCCGAGAAGGCGCTGCCGGTCAGGTTTTCAACATTGCGGATGATATCGCCGGCAGCATGGCCGCCGAACTGTGCGGTGGTGCGCGACAGGCTGACATTCACCCCTGCGGTGGAGGATTGATAGGTCACCAGATCGGTGCCGGTGCCGCCATCCAGCGTATCGCTGCCTTCGCCGCCATGGATGGTGTCATTGCCGGCATCGCCAAAGATCTGGTCATTGCCCGATCCGACAAAGGCGGTGGCCAGATCAAAGATCACGTCATTGTCGTCGCCGCCAGATACGGTGTCATTGCCGCCATGGGCGTAGATCGTGTCATTGCCATTCAGCCCGGCGATATTGTCACCAAAGACCGAGGTGCTGCCGTCGGTCACTTCAAAATCGGAATTGCGGGTGCCGTCGCGGCGGAAAAGGGATACCATTGCAGTGCTCCTGTGGAATGTTGCGGCAGCCGGAAGTGGCTGCGTAGACCCACCATGGGCTGTCAGCGGCGCGTGCGCTGTTCCCGGTGGAACAGGGTTGCGGCGCGGCGCGGTTGCGCGCAGGTTGAGGCCGTATTCGCCATGCGGAGATGGATCACCATGCAGACCCCGCGCCCGGCCTTCTGGCGCTCGTTCGATCTGTTTGCCGGGCTGTCGGCCGAGGTGCTGGCGCGGCTGTCGGCCATTGCCGTGCGGCGCGACTGGCAGGCGGGCGAGGTGCTGTTTCAGCGCGGCGATCCCGGCACGCATATGGTGGCGCTGGCCGAGGGCAGGGTGAAGCTGACCCTGCTGACCCCACAGGGGCGCGAGTTGATCCTGCGCCATGCGGAAGGCGGCGATACTCTGGGCGAGTTTGCCCTGATGGATGGTGAACCCCGCTCTGCGGCGGCAACGGCGGTTGCGCCCACGCTGGGCTGGCTGCTGGATGGCCGCCGCTTTGCCGCATTGGCCGAAAGCGATCCGGCTGTGGGCATCGCTGCCGCCCGTTATTTCTGCCGCCGCTTGCGCGAAACAACAGATCAGCTGGAAAGCATCGCGCTTTATCAGCTGGAGGCGCGGCTGGCGCGGTTTTTCCTGTTTACGTTACGTCAGCTTCATGGGGCAGAGGTGCCGCCGCAGGCGGTGTTGCGGCTGGAAATCTCGCAGGGGGAACTGGCGTCGGTGCTGGGGGCCAGCCGCCCCAAGGTCAACCGTGCGTTGCAGGCGCTGCTGGAAATGGCGGCGCTGCGGCGCGAGGGTGATGCGTTCCTGTGTGATGTCAGCCGCCTCGCCGCTGCCGCCGATCCGGTGGCGTAAGATGCAGCGACAGGGCGGCGCAATCGCGGTTCTTGGGCTGAGCCTGCTGCTGGCGGCGCTGTTTCTGGCGCAACCTGCCGGGCTGGTCCGGTGGCAGGAGGCGGTGTTTGATCGCCTGATCCGGGCGCTGCCGCGAGGGGCGGTTGCGGATCCGGTGGTCGTGGTGGATATCGGCGCGCTGGATGAGGCGGGCCGCCCCTGGGACCGTGTGGCGACGGCGCGGTTGATGGTCCGTGTCGCGCAGGCACAGCCGAAGGTGGTTGGCGTCGATATGGTGTTTTCGGGTGCCTGCGACGATCCGGCCAATGCGGCGCTGGCCCATGCCTTCGCCCAAGCGCCCACCGTGCTGGGGTTTCTGCTGACGGATGCGCCAACGCCGCCCTTGCCCGGCTCCAACCTCGCGGTGGCAGAGGGCGCAGCGCTCTGGCCTGCTGCGGGGGCCGAGGGCCCCTGTGCGGCCTTTGCGGCGGCGGCGGCAGGCGTCGCTTCGGTCGCGTTACCCGGCGATGCGGATGCACGGGTGCGGCGCTTGCCGGTGGGCGTCGTGGTGGCTGGTGTCGCCTATCCGTCCTTGCCGGTCGAAGTGGCGCGCCGCGCGGCAGGTTTTGGGCCAGCCCTGGCCGGGCCAGATTGGCTGCGGCTTGGGCCGCAGATGTTTCCGGCAGAGGCGGGCAGCTTGCGCTTTGTGCCGACGGGGCCGGAGGTCTGGGCCGCGCGCCGTGTGGCCGCCGAGGATGTTCTAACCGGGGCAGGGGTGCGCCTGTCGGGCGCGGTGGTGTTGATCGGCTCCGGCCTGCCGCAACGGGGCGGGTTGCGGCCCACGGCAGCGAGTCCGGTTGCCCCCTCGGTGCAGATCACCGCCGATCTGATCGAGGGGCTGCAAGCGGGCAGGGTTCCCCAGCGCCCCGATTTCAGCCCGATGCTGGAGGCGGGGTTTGTGCTGCTGGCCGGATTTCTGGGTCTTGGTCTGATGCGGCGCAGCACGCCGGGCAGAGGAGCTGCCGCAGGGATGGCGGCGGTGGTGCTCTGGGGGGCTGTCGGCGCCATCGCTTACATATCGGGTGGCTGGTTGCTCGATCCGCTGGGCCCGGCGCTGGCCACAGCCGCGGTGCTGCTGCTGGCGCTGCTGGGCAAGGCGGTGACGGCGGCGCGGGCAGAACGCGCCTTGCGCCTGCGCATGGGGCAGGTCTTGCCGCCCGCCTTGGTTAGCCGCATTGCGGCACAGCCCGCCCTGATGCGGCTGGAAGGCGAAGCGCGCGAGGTGACGGCGCTGTTCACCGATATCGAGGGCTTCAGCCTTGCCACCCGGGCGCTGGGGCCGCGTGATCTGGTGGCGGCGCTCGATGCCTATTTTACCCTCACCTGTGCCATCGTGCTGAAACATGGCGGCATGGTCGACAAGCTGGTGGGGGATTCGATCCATGCGCTGTTCAACGCGCCGCTGGATCAGCCGGACCATGCAGAGGCGGCGCTGGCCTGCGCGGCAGAGCTGATCACCGCGACCGAGGCGTTCCGGGCAGGGCAGGGGGGCTTTGGCCGCACAAGGATCGGTATTGAAACCGGGCAGGCGGTGCTGGGCGATGTAGGGTTTGGCGGCAAGATTGATTACACCGCGCATGGCGATGCGGTGAACCTTGCGGCGCGGCTGCAAGACGCGAACAAAAGCTTCGGCACCCAGATCTGCATCGGGCCGGGCACGGCGGCGCGTGTTGGCAATCTCCGCCCCTTGGGCGAGACGGAGATCCGGTCTTTCGGGCGGCTGGCGTTATTTACGCTGCCTTAAACCTCGACGGCGATCTGCCCCATCGGATGCGAACAGCAGGCGAGGATATAACCTTCGGCAATGTCATCATCCGAAATGCCGCCATTGTGCACCATATGCACCTCGCCTGCGGTTTTCTTCACCTTGCAGGTGCCGCACAGGCCAAAGGTGCAGCCCGAAGGAATGTTGAGGCCGGACCGTTTCGCCACCGCCAGCACGGTATCGGTTTCGCCGCAGGCCACAGTCAGCCCCGAGGCGCTGAAGGTGATCTCGGCCTTGGCACCTTCTTCGGGCGACACATCGTTGATCACCGGGGCCTCGGCCTCGGTCGACACCGGCGCGCCAAAGCTTTCCTGATGGTAATGCGCCATGTCGAAGCCGATGGAGGTCAGCATTTCGCGCACCCCCTGCATGAACGGCTCCGGCCCGCAGCAGAACACCTCGCGGTCCAGATAATCGGGGGCCATCAGCCCCAGCATGATCTGGCTCAGACGGCCCTTGTAGCCGGGCCAGGCGCGGAAGGCATCGGTCTCTTCCACGGTAAAGCGCAGCTGCAATCCGGGCACGCGGTTGGCAAACTGTTCCAGCCGTTCCCGAAAGATGATTTCCGACGGGCGTTTGGCGGCATGCACGAACACGATGTCGGGCATTTCGCCCGAATCCCAGGCCCAGGTCGTCATCGACATCATCGGCGTGATGCCCGATCCGGCCGAGATGAACAGGTATTTTTTCGCCGGGGCGCGGTGAAAGCTGAAAATCCCGGCAGGGCCAAAGGCCTTGATCTTCATGCCGGGTTTCAGGTTGTCCAGCATCCAGCGCGTGCCGATCGAAGTGACCTGCGCCTTGACGGTGATCGAGATCGACAGCGGGCGCGAGGGCGACGATGAGATCGTATAGGTGCGCTGCACATTGCCGCCGGGCACAGGAATGTCGAGCGTGATGAACTGCCCCGGCTGATAGTCGAACCACGCGCCCGAGGGCGCGCGGAAGGTGAAGGTGGCGGTATCATCGGTCTCCGGCACCACCATGGCACATTCCAGCAGCTCGCTGTCATTCCATGGCGCGGCAGACCAGTTCATGCGGTTCTTGCCCATGCGCTTACTCCGCCGCCAAGGCGGGCTTGGGGGCCAGCCGTTTGCTCATCACGTTGCAATACCAGTCGACGAACTGGATCACGCCCTCTTCCTGAATGGTGGAATAGGGGCCGGGCTCATAGGCGGGCGACAGGATGCCTTTCTGGTTTTCTTCCACCACCTGACGGTCCTCGTCATTGGTGTTCAGCCAGACGCGGGTCAGCGTTTCCAGATCATAATCCACGCCTTCCACCGCATCCTTGTGCACCAGCCATTTGGTGGTGACCTCGGTTTCGGTGGGCGAAATCGGCAGGATGCGGAACACGATGGCATGATCACCAAGGAAATGGTTCCAAGTGTTGGGATAATGGAAGAACAGCAGGCTGCCCGCATCATTGAATGGCATTGCACCCATGCGTTTGGCCACGGCGGCCTTGGTCGACATGGTATAGCTTTCGGCGTTGTTCAGCAGCGGGATCCGGGCCAGACGCCATTGCATGTCGGGGTGGTTCACAAAGCGCGACGGCAGACCGGCCGCTTCGCAGCGTTTCCAGTGATCCAGAATGTCGGGGCTGGCGGAATCCGGGCCTTCCATCGCCGTCATGCGCGGATTGTCGGAATAGGTGCGGCACAGCGAGGGGTGCGAACCGCCACAATGGTAGCATTCGCGGTTGTTCTCGATTACCAGCTTCCAGTTGCCGTTTTCCACGATGGTCGACGAAAACGCGACCTTGGCATCCTTCAGCCCCGAGGGGGCGAGATAGGACATCAGCTTGGGCGCCAGATCGCTGATCGGCGGCGGCACTTCGGCCAGACAAATGAACACCATGCCGCCCAGATCGACGCAATGCACCTTTTTCAGCCCATGCGCGGCGGGATCAAACCCTTCCTGCATGTCACGCGCATAAAGCAGCTTGCCGTCCAGATCATAGGTCCACTGGTGATAGGGGCAGACAAGCTTCGGCGTGGAGCCGGTTTCCTTGGCGCAGAGCCGCTGGCCGCGATGGCGGCACACGTTGTGAAAGGCGCGGATCATGCCATCATTGCCGCGCGTGATGACCAGCGGATAGGCCCCCACTTGCAGCGTGGCAAAGGCCCCCGCCTTGGGCAACTCGCACGAAGGCACGGCAAACAGCCATTCCCGATAGAACACATTCTCAAGGTCCAGGGCATAGACGCCCGGATCACAATAGAGGGCTTGCTCCAACGCATAGTCGGGGCGACGCGCAGCAAGGCGCGAGAGGGTCTCGGATTGGCTCAGCATTTGGCACCTCGCTAGGCCCTGCGCCTCCCCGCGCCGGACCGGATCATTCAGTTGCGAGGGGTTGGTGCGGTGCGTCCTGCCTCCTCGCAGGGCCAGCACAGCAAACCCGCCCCCGGCGGTTACGTTCCTGCAAGGCTGGTTTCCGGGCTGGGGGAGCGGGCTTTCCACCCACGCGCGACGCCTTCCCAAGGGACCCCTCAGTGGCTTTCGTCGCGCTCTCCCGTTACCGTTGCGGGGGCAGCGCCGGCTTTGCACCGGCTTCCCAATTCTCCGCTGTTTCCAGCGGCACCTTGCCAGCCAGAACTATCCTGAAAGCGACGGGCACCATGTGCGGATTGCGACATTGCGGCATCCAAAACCGGACAGCGATGCAGATGCCGGGGCGGCGGAATTTGCCGGGTCAGGCGCGGGCAGGCGGTGCGAGCCGTGCCAACTCTGCCGCAGCGTCAATCAGCGGCCCCACCGGGCGGGAATCACACAGCATCACCGCATGGGCGATGGCCTGTCCGGGCTGCGCGCGGCGGGTGTGATGCAGCACATGCAACAGCAGCTGTTCGGGCTTGGTCAGCACGGCGGCGCAGCCTGCGCAGAACGGGTTGGAATAGCGGAACCCGTCCGACCGCGAAATCGCCATGACATGCACCATCTGCACGACGGCGGCGCAGATCCTGTCGCCCTGGATCGGGCCGAACTGCACCCGCGCGGCATCTTGCGGCTCCATCACCAGGGGCGGCAGGTTCTGCGCCATCTGGGCGAAGACAAGCCGCATCACATCCAGGCATTGCCGTTCGAACAGATCAAAGACGGCATCGCTCAGCAGCGATTCGCTGGGGCCGGGTGTGCCGCAGCGGCGGGTCTGGCGGGTGGAATATGTCATGTCTGGCCTCGCGCAAAGGGCACCGCGCCGCAGCCGAGGGAGGGGGCGCGCGGTGCCGAGTGTATGAATCTGCCTCGGTCCTTCGGCTTCTGTGGCCGCCTGTCGACACTGGGTGATAATTTCTTACTAAAACAGTATGGAATGTCAAGTGCCGGAATACACGACCCGTTGCCGGGCGTCAGTTTCGCGGCATTGCAGCATCACAGTCACAAAACCGTGGCATGGCGATGCGACACAGGGTCGACCGCAGCCTTCTGTGAGCTTTGCCCATGCCCCGTCCCGCAGCCCCCCGGCATCACCGCAGCCTGTTTCTGTCTGACCTGCATCTGGGGGCGCTTGGCTGCCGCGCCGATCTGATCCGCGACTTTCTGGAAGCGAACAGTGCCGATACCATCTATCTGGTGGGCGACATCCTCGACATCTGGCATCCGCTGACGCTGACCTGGGGCCCGGCGCAGGACCGCATCATCGCCCTGTTGCGCCAGCGCGCGGCTGAAGGGGCGCGGCTGGTCTATCTGATCGGCAATCACGATGCGCCGCTGCGCGGGCCGCAGACGGCCCCGGCGGCGCAGGATCTGCCCGCCGAACTGGCCGAGGCGGTGACGCATCTTGCCGCCGATGGGCGACGTTATCTGGTGCTGCATGGCGATATCTGTGACGCGCGACTGTTGCGCTGGCACATCTGCACCCGTATCGGCAGCCGCATCGACGGGCTGCTGCGCGCGGCGGATCGCGGGCTGCGCCGGGTGCGGCGCAATCTGCGCCCCGAAGACCGCAGCCCGGTCGAATGGCTGCTGACCGCGCTGAATACGGTGCTCTATGCGGGCAAGGCGCATGAGCGGCGCTTGATCGCGCTGGCGCGGGGCAATGGCCATGATGGTGTCATCTGCGGCCATTTCCATGTGGCGGCGCTGCATGGCGACCATGGGCTGATCTATGCCAATTGCGGCGATTGGGTGGATAGTTTCACAGCGATTGCCGAAGACGCCGAAGGGCGCCTGTCGGTGCTGGGCGGGCGCGAAGCTCTGCGGCAGGCCGCAGCCCAGCCCGATCTTCTGGCCGAGGGGGCGGCATAATGCTGGCGCTGGTTCTTGGCGGCGTTGCGGTGCTGATGCTGCTGGCCCATCTGCTGACCGTCTGGCTGGCGTTGCCCCGGTCTGCGAAGCCATCGTCGCATACACCATTGACCCCGATCCTGCTGCTGCGCCCGGTGTGCGGGCTGGACCGTTTCGATCCCGAAACGCTGGCCTCGACGTTCCGGCAGGATCACCCCGACCATGAGGTGATCTTCTGTGCGGCGCGGGCGGATGATCCTGCGGTGCCGGTGGTGCGCGGCCTGATCGCGGCGCATCCGCAGGTGCGCGCCTGTCTGATGATCGGAGAAACGCGGATCAGCGGCAACCCGAAGCTGAACAATCTGGTCAAAGGCTGGCAGGCGCGGGATACCGCATGGGTCGCCATGGCCGACAGCAATCTGCTGCTGCCGCCGGATTACCTGCGCCAATTGGCGCAGACGTGGCACGAGGATCGTGGACAGGGCGCGTGCGGGCTGGTCACCTCGCCTGCCGTGGGCATCCGCCCCGATGGCCTGTGGGGCGCGCTGGAATGTGCCTTTCTGAACACCAATCAGGCCCGCTTGCAACTGGCGGCGGATCGGCTTGGCGTTGGTTTTGCGCAGGGCAAAACGCTGTTCTGGCACCGCGACCAATTGGAGATGGCAGGTGGCTTGCCCGCCCTTGGCCGCAATCTTGCCGAAGATGTTGCGGCCACCAAGGCCGTGCGCGGCTTGGGCCTGCGGGTGCGGCTGACGGCGCGCCCCTTTGCCCAACCCATCGGTGTGCGCGGCTTCGCGCAGGTCTGGGCGCGGCAATTGCGCTGGTCCAAGGTGCGGCGTGACGGTTTCCCGGGCCTGTTCGCGCTGGAGCCGCTCAACGGTGCGCTGATCCCGGCCTTGGCGCTGGTGTCGGCGCTGGCCCTGGCGGATCTGCCGCTGTGGCCCGCGCTGGTCTATCTGGCGGTCTGGTATGGGGCCGAGGCGCTGCTGGCGCGGGCGCAGGGCTGGCCGATGGGGGGGCGTGATCTGCTCGCCTTGCCGCTGCGCGATGCGCTGATGCCGGTGATCTGGGCGGCCACCTTTCGCAGCCGGGGGTTTGAATGGCGCGGCACCGCCCTTGCCCCGCAGGCAGAATGAGCGGCGCATATGTTCACCCCTGACGCCGCGACCCAATTGATCAGCACCTATGGCCTGTGGATCCTCGCGCCCGCAGCGGTGCTGGAAGGGCCCATCGTCACGGTCGTGGCGGCATGGCTGGCCCAGATCGGGCTGCTGGATCTGCGGGCGGTGCTGATCATGGTGGTTGTGGCGGATCTGATCGGCGATGTGCTGCTTTATGCGCTGGGGCGGGGGCTGTTGCCTGCATTGCCGGATCGTCTGCGCGCCCGGCTGGGGTTGGGGCAGGCGCGTCTGGAACGGCTGGCCACGCATTTCAGCAATCATGGCGCGTCGTCGCTGATCCTCGGCAAGCTGACCCATACGGCGGGCGCTGTCGTGCTGGTGGCCGCTGGCATGGCGCGGATGCGCTTTGTCCCCTTCCTTCTGTGGAACACGGCGGCGACGCTGCCCAAATCGCTGGTCTTTGCCGCCCTGGGCTGGAGCCTTGGCGACGCCCATGCCCGGATCGAGGACTGGATCGCCAATGCCTCGCTTCTGCTGCTGTTGGCGATTGTGCCGGTGGTTCTGGTCTGGCTGTGGCGGCGGCGGGTGGTATCATGACGGCGCGCCTGTCCTGCATCGTTCCGGCCTATAACGAGGCGGCGCGTATCGGCGCGGTGCTGGCGGTGTTGGCCCCTCATCCGTTGCTGGCCGAGGTGATCGTGGTAGATGATGGCTCGTCGGACGGCACGGCAGATATGGCGATGCGCCATCCGGTGCGGGTGATCCGGCTGCCGGGCAACCGCGGCAAGACGGCAGCCTTGGCGGTGGGGCTGGCGGCGGCGCAGCACGATGCCGTCATGCTGATCGACAGCGACCTGAGCGGGCTGACGGCGGCGGATGTCACCGCGCTGGCCGCGCCTGTGCTGTCGGGGCAGGCCGATGCCACGATCAGCCTGCGTGGCAATGCGCCGGGCCTGTGGCGCTGGATCGGGCTGGATTACATCTCGGGCGAGCGGGTGTTTTCACGCGCTCTGCTGGCAGGGCAGGGGGAGGTGCTGCGCCGCCTGCCGAAATTCGGCTTCGAAGTGTTTCTGAACGCGATCTGGATCCGGCAGCGGCTTCGGCTTGCCGTGGTGCGCTGGCCGGGGGTGTCGAGCCCCAGCAAGGCGCAGAAGCGCGGCGTGCTGGCGGGGCTCTGGGCCGATGCCGCCATGCTGGCCGATATGGTCCGCACCATCGGCCTGCCCACGGCGCTGCAACAGATCCTCCGGATGCGCGGCGTCAGGGTGTAAGGCCCAGCCCGGCAAAGGCTTCGGCAATGCGGGCCTCACCCCAGCGGGCAACGGCAGAGGGCGCGGCCCCGGCGCTGGCGATATCCACACCCTCGCCCGCCAGCAGCGTGCGGCTGGCCCCGGCGGCTTGCACCACGACGCGCCCGCGTGCCACGAACACGCCGTAAGTGCCCCGGCTTGGCCCGGCAAAAAACCGGGTGCCGCGCACGCCGATCTGCGCAAAGGCGCTTTGCACGGTCAGATCCAGCGGGGGCAGATCATCGGGGCGGTCAAAGACCACGGCCCCGCCGATGCTGATGACGCCGCCCAGATCGGCGGTAAAGCGATCAATGGTGAACTGCGCATCGGGGCCAAGATGGATCTGGGTCTGCGTGAACAGCTCAAGCGTCGCAAGGCTGTCTGCTGCCGTCGCCACCATATCGCCCTCGGTCAGCGGATCGTCGGGGTGCAGGGGATAAGCACCGCCTGTGCGGGTCAGGGTGGCGGTGCCGGTCAGGCTGCGCGTGGTGCCGATCGGCTCTGCCGCCCAGAGCCTGCGCGGCAAGACCGACAGGGCAGGGCTGGCAAGCAGCAGGCGGCGCGTCAGGGCAATGGGCATGGCAACCCCCTTTGATGATCTGCGCCGACCCTATCAGCTGTCGGAGCGGCTGCGAAGTGTCTCAGGGAACAGTCCGGATCGACAGTTTTGTCGACAATATGTGCGCGTGGCCTTTCCAACCGCAGCCCCAAGTAGTTTAACCAGTGTCGGACCAGACCGGATAGACAGCGATGTTCCTTGATACCGCCCTGCTGATCGTGGCCGCCTTCGGGGCGGGTGTGCTGAATACCATTGCAGGG
The Gemmobacter fulvus genome window above contains:
- a CDS encoding glycosyltransferase family 2 protein, translating into MTARLSCIVPAYNEAARIGAVLAVLAPHPLLAEVIVVDDGSSDGTADMAMRHPVRVIRLPGNRGKTAALAVGLAAAQHDAVMLIDSDLSGLTAADVTALAAPVLSGQADATISLRGNAPGLWRWIGLDYISGERVFSRALLAGQGEVLRRLPKFGFEVFLNAIWIRQRLRLAVVRWPGVSSPSKAQKRGVLAGLWADAAMLADMVRTIGLPTALQQILRMRGVRV
- a CDS encoding FecR family protein, coding for MPIALTRRLLLASPALSVLPRRLWAAEPIGTTRSLTGTATLTRTGGAYPLHPDDPLTEGDMVATAADSLATLELFTQTQIHLGPDAQFTIDRFTADLGGVISIGGAVVFDRPDDLPPLDLTVQSAFAQIGVRGTRFFAGPSRGTYGVFVARGRVVVQAAGASRTLLAGEGVDIASAGAAPSAVARWGEARIAEAFAGLGLTP
- a CDS encoding ceramide glucosyltransferase, with protein sequence MLALVLGGVAVLMLLAHLLTVWLALPRSAKPSSHTPLTPILLLRPVCGLDRFDPETLASTFRQDHPDHEVIFCAARADDPAVPVVRGLIAAHPQVRACLMIGETRISGNPKLNNLVKGWQARDTAWVAMADSNLLLPPDYLRQLAQTWHEDRGQGACGLVTSPAVGIRPDGLWGALECAFLNTNQARLQLAADRLGVGFAQGKTLFWHRDQLEMAGGLPALGRNLAEDVAATKAVRGLGLRVRLTARPFAQPIGVRGFAQVWARQLRWSKVRRDGFPGLFALEPLNGALIPALALVSALALADLPLWPALVYLAVWYGAEALLARAQGWPMGGRDLLALPLRDALMPVIWAATFRSRGFEWRGTALAPQAE
- a CDS encoding UDP-2,3-diacylglucosamine diphosphatase; translated protein: MPRPAAPRHHRSLFLSDLHLGALGCRADLIRDFLEANSADTIYLVGDILDIWHPLTLTWGPAQDRIIALLRQRAAEGARLVYLIGNHDAPLRGPQTAPAAQDLPAELAEAVTHLAADGRRYLVLHGDICDARLLRWHICTRIGSRIDGLLRAADRGLRRVRRNLRPEDRSPVEWLLTALNTVLYAGKAHERRLIALARGNGHDGVICGHFHVAALHGDHGLIYANCGDWVDSFTAIAEDAEGRLSVLGGREALRQAAAQPDLLAEGAA
- a CDS encoding DedA family protein, with translation MFTPDAATQLISTYGLWILAPAAVLEGPIVTVVAAWLAQIGLLDLRAVLIMVVVADLIGDVLLYALGRGLLPALPDRLRARLGLGQARLERLATHFSNHGASSLILGKLTHTAGAVVLVAAGMARMRFVPFLLWNTAATLPKSLVFAALGWSLGDAHARIEDWIANASLLLLLAIVPVVLVWLWRRRVVS